The following coding sequences lie in one Anticarsia gemmatalis isolate Benzon Research Colony breed Stoneville strain chromosome 16, ilAntGemm2 primary, whole genome shotgun sequence genomic window:
- the LOC142979390 gene encoding non-structural maintenance of chromosomes element 3 homolog, giving the protein MSQRRANRSRGGDTDDVAGLEDSIKECVRFILCKEGSKIPIKRGEILKHLSTVCQTATNLVNIVIIEANKVLKNVYGYKLVQVEAKSGIQYIVVLNEECESLLSTVTEEHHRKLLVAALMHIFMSGAPVKEEEMWKFLAEAGLLEESDNVSRKLLTITFTRQMYLQYSKVGEGDLARFVFQWGQRAVEEVPKLFLLNKMGEAFEKSPDHWCEQYKEATEETSET; this is encoded by the exons atgagccAAAGGCGAGCAAATAGATCCAGGGGAGGGGATACTGACGACGTTGCAGGACTCGAAGATTCTATAAAGGAATGCGttcgatttattttatgtaaagaaGGCAGCAAGATTCCGATAAAACGCGGCGAAATTTTAAAACACCTCAGTACTGTTTGCCAAACAGCAACAAATCTAGTGAACATAGTAATAATTGAAGCCAATAAAGTGTTGAAAAAT GTCTATGGCTACAAATTAGTTCAAGTGGAAGCTAAGAGTGGTATTCAATACATAGTAGTATTGAATGAGGAATGTGAGTCACTACTATCAACAGTAACTGAAGAGCATCACAGAAAACTATTGGTTGCCGCACTCATGCACATTTTCATGAGTGGTGCACCTGTCAAAGAAG AAGAAATGTGGAAGTTTTTAGCAGAAGCTGGCTTGCTAGAGGAGAGTGATAATGTGAGCCGGAAGCTTCTAACAATTACTTTTACTAGACAGATGTACTTACAATATTCTAAG GTTGGTGAAGGAGACCTTGCAAGGTTTGTGTTTCAATGGGGACAAAGAGCTGTTGAAGAAGTGCCTAAATTATTCCTACTAAACAAAATGGGAGAG gCATTTGAGAAAAGTCCTGACCATTGGTGTGAGCAATATAAAGAGGCAACTGAAGAAACATCAGAAACATGA
- the LOC142979144 gene encoding uncharacterized protein LOC142979144 — protein MNTFSKIKNSIKKRHQSRKIWIKLDEDLKKTYIDEEGNLQFHDQYLEEISTIQQKTKDDNLQHILEKLIETSAKKENQHNLKNISEKFIIEKFTSKNTNAIQWIETFEKECERFNITKDETKIDILRLFLEKSCLEWYSSMIIKLTVNSEWNEWKNKFLETFRNQGWDVVTYALTFRYKEGLLIDYAIKKERLILEINKLIDSKTMIDLIATGLPGFILNKLNRDELNDTTDLFNEIRKYEGMMYKKNSTIIKSGTFPHKNKTNEKKPCKTCESLNKGIRYHPEESCWFKKNKNESEKVFKARNVNNNSIIEVDINTETKNE, from the coding sequence ATGAAcactttctcaaaaataaagaatagcATAAAGAAAAGGCATCAAAGTAGAAAAATATGGATAAAATTGGATGAAGATCTAAAGAAGACATATATTGACGAGGAAGGTAATTTACAATTTCATGATCaatatttagaagaaataaGCACTATACAACAAAAAACCAAAGATGACAATTTGCAGCATATCTTAGAAAAATTAATAGAAACTTCAGCGAAGAAAGAGAATcaacataacctaaaaaatatctcagaaaaatttattattgaaaaattcaCAAGCAAGAATACTAATGCAATACAATGGATAGAGACTTTTGAAAAAGAGTGTGAGCgctttaatataacaaaagatgaaacaaaaatagatatattgagattatttttagaaaaatccTGTTTGGAATGGTACAGCTCGATGATCATAAAACTAACAGTAAATTCTGAATGGAATGAATggaaaaacaaatttttagaaACTTTTAGAAACCAAGGATGGGACGTAGTCACATATGCTCTCACATTCAGGTATAAAGAAGGACTGTTAATTGATTATGCTATAAAAAAAGAACGGCTTATActagaaataaacaaactgaTAGATTCCAAAACAATGATAGATCTTATTGCAACAGGTTTACCTGGGTTTATCTTAAATAAGTTAAACAGGGATGAACTCAACGATACTACTGATTTGTTCAACGAGATAAGAAAATATGAAGGTATGATGTACAAGAAAAACTCAACTATAATAAAGAGTGGTACATTccctcataaaaataaaactaatgagAAGAAACCATGTAAGACTTGTGAATCCTTGAACAAAGGAATAAGATATCATCCGGAGGAGTCATGTTggttcaagaaaaataaaaatgaatctgaAAAGGTTTTCAAAGCcagaaatgtaaataataactcCATTATTGAAGTAGATATAAACACTGAAACAAAAAACGAGTAA
- the LOC142979150 gene encoding glutathione S-transferase 2-like, with protein MPKVVYHYFPLKGLGEAPRMLLAYGGQEFEDHRISFEEWPEYKSKTLFGQIPILEIDGKLYAQSIAISRYLGRKYGLAGDDEEEAFEIDQNIDFLMDIRAKAALVYYEKDLDIKAKRHEDFLQNTYPSLLEKLNEIVERNNGHLACGKLTWGDFVLTGMFAYLKRMLQMPDLEQKYPNFKKLQDNVVTLPKVKAYIDAVPKSNFDY; from the exons ATGCCGAAAGTAGTGTACCACTATTTCCCCCTCAAGGGATTAGGGGAGGCTCCGAGGATGCTCCTTGCCTACGGAGGTCAAGAGTTTGAGGACCACCGTATATCATTCGAAGAATGGCCGGAATACAAGTCCA AGACTTTATTTGGTCAGATCCCGATCTTAGAAATAGATGGCAAGTTGTATGCACAGAGCATCGCCATCAGCAGGTACTTGGGTAGGAAGTACGGCCTCGCCGGCGACGATGAAGAAGAAGCCTTCGAGATCGACCAGAATATTGACTTCCTTATGGATATCCGTGCTA AAGCGGCCTTAGTATATTATGAGAAGGATTTAGATATAAAAGCAAAAAGGCATGAAGATTTCTTACAAAACACATATCCTTCCCTTCTGGAGAAGTTAAACGAGATTGTTGAGAGGAACAATGGACATTTGGCTTGTGGAAAG CTGACGTGGGGTGATTTTGTTCTCACGGGAATGTTCGCGTACCTGAAGCGGATGCTGCAAATGCCTGACTTAGAGCAGAAGTACCCCAACTTCAAAAAGCTACAAGACAATGTTGTGACTTTACCCAAAGTGAAGGCTTACATTGATGCCGTTCCCAAGTCTAACttcgattattaa